In Solimonas sp. K1W22B-7, the DNA window TTGTTTCAACCAGTGTAGCCCCGGAGCCCGCCGATGAAAACCGCCAACCCGATCCCGGAGCCCGGCAACGCGCTGACGCCCCACCTGATCCTGCGCGACGCCGCGCACGCCATCGCCTGGTACGTCGACGTGCTGGGCGCGGTGGAGGACTTCCGCCTGACCGAGCCCGGCGGCAAGGTCGGCCATGCGGAGCTCAAGCTGGGCGGCGGCCGCCTGATGCTGGCCGACGAATACCCGGACTTCGGCGCGCTCAGCCCCGGCAGCATCGGCGGCACGCCGGTCAGGCTGCACCTCTACGTGGCCGACGTGGACACGGTCGTGGCCCGCGCCGAGGCCGCCGGCGCCACCCTGCTGCGCCCGGTGCAGGACGAGTTCTATGGCGACCGCACGGCGATGCTGGTGGACCCTTTCGGCCACCTGTGGCAACTGGCCTCGCGCCGCGAGGAAGTGAGCCCCGAGCAGATGCAGCGGCGCTGGTCCGCGATGCTGCAGGGCGCGCAATGAGCGGCTACGGGCCGTTTCGCGCGCAGGAGATGTTCCTGCACCTGCGCGACGATGGCGGCGCAACGCCGCTGCCGGTGACGCCGGCGTTCTGGGAGAAGCTCGGCAGCGGGCAGATGCCGGAACTGGAGCAGGGTCGCCTGATTTCCACCTATACCTTCGCCGAAAACTGGGCGGTGTGGGAGCGGCACCCGGCCGGCGACGAAATGGTCCTGCTGCTGTCGGGCGCGGCGGAATTCCTGCTGGAACTGCCCGGCGGCCTGCAAAGCGTCGCCGTGACCGAGCCCGGCAGCTACCTGCGGGTGCCGGCCGGCATCTGGCATACCGCGCGCACCCAAGTGGCGACGACGATGATGTTCCTCACGCCGGGCGCGGGCACGGAGCATCGGGCGGTCTAGGCCGTAGCCCCGTAGCCCGGTTTCGCGCAGCGAAGCCGGGGGACGCAGTTCAGGGCGTCCCCGGCTTGCCTTCGGCAAACCGGGCTACGGGTGAAACCCCCGTCTAGCGCTCCCCACGCTTCAGCAGCGAGAAGAACTTGTAC includes these proteins:
- a CDS encoding cupin domain-containing protein; this translates as MSGYGPFRAQEMFLHLRDDGGATPLPVTPAFWEKLGSGQMPELEQGRLISTYTFAENWAVWERHPAGDEMVLLLSGAAEFLLELPGGLQSVAVTEPGSYLRVPAGIWHTARTQVATTMMFLTPGAGTEHRAV
- a CDS encoding VOC family protein, encoding MKTANPIPEPGNALTPHLILRDAAHAIAWYVDVLGAVEDFRLTEPGGKVGHAELKLGGGRLMLADEYPDFGALSPGSIGGTPVRLHLYVADVDTVVARAEAAGATLLRPVQDEFYGDRTAMLVDPFGHLWQLASRREEVSPEQMQRRWSAMLQGAQ